From bacterium, a single genomic window includes:
- a CDS encoding radical SAM protein: protein MAKPKLQIIVLFQNLSEEGKVYYARSPAPPLSGAIVAGLTPPIVEVELLHEMIRPIDYKTNADFIALSFMDFCAVHAFEVAQKFRKMGKIVVAGGRYPSTFPEEVIPYVDAVVIGEAEPVWQQVVEDMVTGKLKKVYEAPFAPPLENIPPPRYDLIESKFAVPVVTEATRGCPYRCSYCQLTIKSAPFRTRPVEDIIRDLTATSNLPFHKRKIAMLYDNNFGGDMEYAKRLLKEIAKLKLWGLGLQFSFDCLQDDEFVDLIHQANCTMAFIGLESLNEPSLLSVHKRQNKVEEYKELFEKLKMRRILTFTGLMLALDEDTPPYYQNLPAHLEEIDPSAILLSIAIPIPGTPFYKKVDEEGRIFDKNLAHYEGDHLVFTPKQVSSDDIFQAFRRINQIFYSSKNILKRWWRIIYKSKREQNIFKWIFRTLLTSYIYFQLSIFQRDHAKRKVYL, encoded by the coding sequence ATGGCTAAACCCAAATTACAGATTATTGTGCTTTTTCAAAATCTCAGTGAAGAAGGAAAGGTTTATTATGCCCGTTCACCAGCACCACCCTTATCCGGAGCCATAGTAGCAGGATTAACCCCACCAATCGTGGAGGTAGAGCTTCTCCATGAGATGATTCGGCCTATTGATTACAAAACAAATGCCGATTTCATTGCTTTAAGTTTTATGGATTTTTGTGCGGTGCATGCCTTTGAAGTGGCACAAAAATTCAGGAAGATGGGGAAAATCGTTGTTGCCGGTGGAAGATACCCATCTACATTTCCAGAAGAGGTCATACCTTATGTGGATGCAGTAGTCATCGGTGAAGCAGAACCTGTCTGGCAACAGGTAGTAGAAGATATGGTAACTGGCAAATTAAAGAAGGTTTATGAAGCACCATTTGCCCCGCCGCTGGAAAATATCCCTCCACCGCGTTATGACCTTATCGAATCAAAATTTGCAGTGCCTGTAGTTACTGAGGCAACACGGGGATGTCCCTATAGATGCAGTTACTGTCAACTGACCATAAAGTCTGCTCCATTTCGCACAAGACCTGTAGAAGATATCATCCGTGATTTAACGGCAACCTCCAATCTCCCATTTCATAAACGCAAAATAGCGATGTTATATGACAACAACTTTGGTGGAGATATGGAATATGCTAAAAGACTTCTGAAAGAAATTGCTAAACTGAAGCTTTGGGGATTAGGGCTGCAATTTAGTTTTGACTGTCTGCAGGACGATGAATTTGTAGACCTTATACACCAGGCAAACTGCACTATGGCTTTTATTGGCCTGGAATCTTTAAATGAACCCAGCCTATTATCTGTTCATAAAAGGCAAAATAAGGTTGAAGAATACAAAGAATTGTTTGAAAAACTTAAAATGCGCCGTATTCTAACCTTTACCGGTTTAATGTTGGCTTTGGATGAAGATACCCCACCATATTATCAAAACCTCCCTGCACATCTTGAAGAGATTGACCCCAGTGCAATTCTGCTCTCTATCGCTATCCCTATCCCTGGCACCCCGTTCTATAAAAAGGTAGATGAAGAAGGAAGGATATTTGATAAAAACCTTGCTCATTATGAAGGTGACCACCTTGTCTTTACACCCAAACAAGTCTCTTCTGATGATATTTTTCAGGCATTCCGACGCATAAATCAGATATTTTATTCCTCGAAGAATATCCTGAAAAGATGGTGGAGAATTATCTATAAAAGTAAGCGGGAACAAAATATCTTTAAATGGATATTCCGCACACTCCTTACCTCATATATCTATTTTCAACTTTCTATCTTTCAAAGAGACCATGCCAAAAGGAAGGTATATTTGTAA
- a CDS encoding DUF5615 family PIN-like protein produces the protein MSAIPSSIRLYIDEDVYPALAVALRHRGFNAVSAQEEGNLGLTDEEQLVYAVSQNRAILTFNVGHFKMLHSDWTNENKSHKGVIISTQIPKKHFGVLLRRTLRMLNLLTMEEISNKLVFLQQFAGDSSKTRIT, from the coding sequence TGTCTGCCATCCCCTCTTCTATAAGACTTTACATTGATGAAGATGTTTATCCTGCCCTGGCTGTCGCATTAAGACATCGAGGTTTTAACGCTGTTAGTGCACAGGAAGAAGGGAACTTAGGACTAACCGATGAAGAACAACTTGTTTACGCTGTATCGCAGAATAGGGCAATATTGACATTTAATGTTGGCCATTTCAAAATGCTGCATTCTGACTGGACTAATGAGAACAAATCCCATAAAGGAGTAATTATTTCCACACAGATTCCCAAAAAACATTTTGGGGTGCTGTTACGAAGAACATTAAGAATGTTGAATCTGTTAACGATGGAAGAGATAAGCAACAAACTGGTGTTTTTGCAACAGTTTGCTGGTGATTCTTCGAAGACCAGAATTACTTAA